The sequence TTCCTGATCCCTTTTCTCTTAACAGAAAGGGGAGTTTGAAGAGGTCTGCTATTGGAATCTCGCTGTCTATTTTCCTGCCTGCCGAAACGGCGAGGACCAATTCGTCATCCACAAAAGGAGCGAATTTCAGGTTTTTGGAAGGGGTCCTGGTCCCGACGATTCCTATCAGGAGGTCGTGGTTCAATACTGAATCAATGATTTCTCCGGAATCCGCGATTCTGATTTCAAAGGAGATTTCCGGGTGCTTTGTCTTGAATACCGTGGCCAGGCGGGGCAGGAGATACGCTCCGGGGATGCTGCTCGCTCCGATGACAAGTTCTCCGGAAACGCAGAGATCCTCGGCGGCCAGCTCGTTTTCCAGTCGGTTGAGGTCGTCGATGATCACCAGTGCTTTCGGGTAGAGGACATCGGCTTTTCTCGTGGGGCGGATTGATCGCCCCAGCCGGTCAAAAAGCTTGCAGCCGAGGTTCTTCTCCAGATTCTTAATGTGCTCGCTGATCGCCGGCTGGCTGGTTGCGAGCAGCTCGGACGCTTTGGTAAAGCTGCCGGTTTTATAGACGGCGATGAAGGTTTTCAGCTGTCTTGTTTCCATGGTGTTCACCTCTCAGGGTTTGCAAGTTGGGAGGCAATCGTTGCTGCATTCCCGAGCATATCATTCTACAGAATCTCTCTCGTTACCGCACCTTCTGCCCTGAAGAAAAACGGTCAATTGGTCTGGTTTGATTTCGGGCTCCTTTCTTATTTGGTTTTACTCTTGACGGACAAGGAATGCGAGTTTATTATCCAAATTTCTGATGCAAATATTCTAAGCGATAAATATTTTTTATAAAAAGGAGCGAGTTATGCAGATCTTTAAAAAGAAAACCCTCACCGGATTGGCCCGGACTTGCGGTTGAGCTGCCAAAATCGGTCCGACGGATCTGTCGGACGCGCTTGCGGGTCTTCCCCCGCCCTCCGATCCAAATCTCCTGGTCGGTATCGAGACAGCCGATGACGCCGCTGTGTACCGGCTTACCGATGAGATTGCGATGATCAACACTGTGGATTTTATCACCCCGCCGGTTGATGATCCATACTGGTTCGGCCAGATCTCGGCGGCCAATTCCATTTCCGATGTGTACTCCATGGGCGGCAAGCCATTGACCGCCCTCAATGTCGTGATGTTTCCCTCCAAACAACTGGACATGGGGGTGTTGAGGGACATCCTCCGTGGCGGCTTTGACAAGGTGGTCGAGGCAGGGGCCTGCCTCGTCGGGGGGCATACGGTTGACGATGAGGAGCCGAAATATGGTCTTTGTGTGAACGGGATCGTCCACCCCGACCGGATCATCACCAATGCCGGCTCCAGGCCGGGGGACGCGCTTGTTCTCACGAAACCATTGGGCTCCGGTGTGCTCTTCAATGCCGTCCGGTCCGGAAGGTTGTCGTTTACGGAAATCGAGAAAAACGTCCTGCCTTTCCTTGCGGCATTAAATGATAAGGCGATGGAAACCGCCTTGCAGTTTGATCTCCACGCCTGCACCGATATTACCGGGTTCGGCATTCTCGGGCATCTGCTTGAAGTGGCCCATGGGTCGAATGCCAGGGTTCGGGTCAGGCATAAAAGCCTGCCTTTTTATCCCGGCGCCCTTGAGATGTACAAAAAGGGCGAAACCACCGGCAGCAATAAGGCAAATCGGGCCATGGTGGCAAAGCACATTCTCGACCTGCACGCAACCCTTACGAGTCATGAAGACGAACTGCTGTATGACCCGCAGACCTCCGGAGGGCTTTTGCTTTCGGTGCCAAAATCCCAGGCGGACGGGTTGCTCTCGGCGCTGCATAAAAACGGGGTGACGGTTGCAACCTGTATCGGTGAAGTGACCGATGAGCCGATCGGCATCACCGTGGAGTGAGCTTCTCAATCTTTATCTACAATCATGAGAAGATCATGCTGACCATGAACCGGAATCATCCGGACAGGTGGCTGCTGAAATGGAAATGTTCCTCGTTATAGCCATACTTGGCGCCTTTGCCGGTTTCATGTCTGGGATGCTTGGCATCGGCGGCGGCATTATCATGGCCCCGCTGCTTCTCTACGTTCCCGAGTGGCTTGGATTTCCGCCTCTCCCCATGCGGGATGTGGCCGGGCTGACCATTGTCCAGGGGCTTGTCGCCTGCCTGTCGGGCGCGGTGACCCATAATCAGTTCCGATTTGTCTCCAGGTCGCTCACGGGCTGGATGGGCATAACAATATTCATCACCGCCCTGACAGGAGGGGTTGCGGCGGGGTACGTGTCGA is a genomic window of Pseudomonadota bacterium containing:
- a CDS encoding LysR family transcriptional regulator, with protein sequence METRQLKTFIAVYKTGSFTKASELLATSQPAISEHIKNLEKNLGCKLFDRLGRSIRPTRKADVLYPKALVIIDDLNRLENELAAEDLCVSGELVIGASSIPGAYLLPRLATVFKTKHPEISFEIRIADSGEIIDSVLNHDLLIGIVGTRTPSKNLKFAPFVDDELVLAVSAGRKIDSEIPIADLFKLPFLLREKGSGTRKSVEEAGLRNKIEMGRLNTVAVLGSNAAIKEAIKEDLGVSILSRISICDELESGRIKEVAVKGLAMKRTFYAVTLQERTLPNHYSVFLRSLLQIGN
- the selD gene encoding selenide, water dikinase SelD — translated: MQIFKKKTLTGLARTCGUAAKIGPTDLSDALAGLPPPSDPNLLVGIETADDAAVYRLTDEIAMINTVDFITPPVDDPYWFGQISAANSISDVYSMGGKPLTALNVVMFPSKQLDMGVLRDILRGGFDKVVEAGACLVGGHTVDDEEPKYGLCVNGIVHPDRIITNAGSRPGDALVLTKPLGSGVLFNAVRSGRLSFTEIEKNVLPFLAALNDKAMETALQFDLHACTDITGFGILGHLLEVAHGSNARVRVRHKSLPFYPGALEMYKKGETTGSNKANRAMVAKHILDLHATLTSHEDELLYDPQTSGGLLLSVPKSQADGLLSALHKNGVTVATCIGEVTDEPIGITVE